Genomic segment of Planctomycetaceae bacterium:
CTGCACGAAGGCTTCTTCGTCGGTGAATTGCAGAGCCGGGTTGAACAGCTTTTCGTAACCAACCGTCGATGAAGGAATCGCCCCCAGTCCTTTGCCACACGCACTGCCCGCTCCGTGTGCCGGCCAGACCTGCAGATAATCGGGAAGCTGCTTGAATCGCTCAGCGGACTTAAACAGATCACGAGCCCCCGGCTCCGCCGTATTTGCAATTCCGGCAGCTTCTTCCAGCAAGTCTGGTCGACCGATCGACCCGACGAAGACAAAGTCGCCGGAGAAGATACCCATCGGTTTGTCAGCTCCGCCGCCCTGATCAGTCAGTACAAACGAAATGCTTTCGGGTGTATGTCCCGGCGTGTGCATCACATCAAACCGGATATTGCCGATCATGAAGTGATCACCATCGTGAAGCAGCTGGTGGTCATAAGCATCAAGGTACAGATACTTCCATTCCGCCGGACCCTCATCAGAAACATACAACTTCGCACCAACGCGATCGGCCAGTTCGCGAGCTCCGGAAACATAGTCGGCGTGAATATGAGTCTCCGCCACCGCAACCAGCTCCAGCCCTTCGCGTTCGGCCATTTCGATGTACTGCTCCACATCTCGGCCAGGATCCACAACGACGGCTGTTTTCGCTCGCTGACATCCAACCATGTAAGATGCGTGAGCCAGTTTAGGGTCGTAGAAATATTTAAGTAACATGATGGTTCTTCCTTAAGTGTTAAAAATCGAATCGCAGATTCTTCGTTTGTTATTTTTCAATTGTGATTTGTCATTGTTTGTGGGCTCTCCAATGACGAATGGAGAATGTCAGATCAGAAATGCCAACTCTTCTCTTCCTCACAACGCCACTGTCTTTCCAACGCCACTGTCTTTCCAACGCCACTGTCTTCACAGCGCGACTGTCTTCCAGATCACAAAGCCAGCCACCAGTAACACCGCCACGGAAAACAGTTTCTGCAGAGTCGGCCCTTTCAGTCGCCGAGCCAGAATTCCACCGAGCCACATTCCTGCAGACCCACCAGCCAGAAACAGCAGCGTTGTTTCCCATGACAACGAGTTTCCGTTTGCGAAGTGCGAAGCCACTCCGCTGATGCTGACCAGCACAATTACAAACAGCGATGTCCCGACGGCTCGGTGAATTTCCATCCCACTGAACAGCACCAGCGCCGGCACAATCACAAAGCCACCGCCCACACCAAACATTCCGGACAGCACACCGGTCATCAGCCCCACCAGCACCAACAGGCGAGCACACCTGGATGTCAACCGTAGTTGGCCATCTTCATCACGCTGACACGCACTGCGGTCTCGATCAGGCATACTTTCCGTGCTGCACACACCACTTGGTAATTTCGGGTTGCGAGACTTCGCCCACATCCGCCAGGCGACCACCAGCATCAGTCCGGCGAACATCAGCAGCAGAACGCTCTCCGGAATCAGCTTGGAAAGGTAGGACCCAACGGGAGCTCCAATCATGCCGGCGATTGCGAACAGCAGACCGGTTCGCAGTTCGACTTCGCCTCGTATCAATCGAGGCACCGCGCCGAACAGTGCGGTGCCTCCCACCGCTGCCAGGGAGATACCCACTGCTTCACGCGGAGCCACGGCCAGCCCGTAGACCAGCAGTGGCACCGCAAACACACCGCCACCACCTCCGGTCAATCCGAGTGCAAATCCAACGATGCAACCGAAGGTGATGGCTAGGCCGGACATGATCCGCCGCCTTCACATTTGTTCCACGGCATCTTTGCGATGAAGGATGCCAGAGGACACAGGCCTGTCAAACCGGCAAACATCAGCCCGGCGCCAACAAAGGCCGACAGGCCGTAGCCATAAGGATGAACCCATGTTCCCAGAACAATACCAAGCACTGTCATGAAGCCAGCAGAGACCTGAACCTGCTGCATCAGCG
This window contains:
- a CDS encoding sulfite exporter TauE/SafE family protein — translated: MSGLAITFGCIVGFALGLTGGGGGVFAVPLLVYGLAVAPREAVGISLAAVGGTALFGAVPRLIRGEVELRTGLLFAIAGMIGAPVGSYLSKLIPESVLLLMFAGLMLVVAWRMWAKSRNPKLPSGVCSTESMPDRDRSACQRDEDGQLRLTSRCARLLVLVGLMTGVLSGMFGVGGGFVIVPALVLFSGMEIHRAVGTSLFVIVLVSISGVASHFANGNSLSWETTLLFLAGGSAGMWLGGILARRLKGPTLQKLFSVAVLLVAGFVIWKTVAL